In Aegilops tauschii subsp. strangulata cultivar AL8/78 chromosome 3, Aet v6.0, whole genome shotgun sequence, one genomic interval encodes:
- the LOC109783616 gene encoding uncharacterized protein: MSRRHGRFHHDGDQGAGPAAAPAVVDHADCTAQSCRSCVAVSLADCIALGCCPCAVVSLLGLALVKAPLAVGRRCVQRLRRRHGKLQHKKRVRDMDLAGGRPSPSAAGAKCAGGGGHREPGPGEAASKGEDDVATAAYQGAAASEEERVWLEMYQVGQWGFGRLSFSVNPPPRAGRNADGDGCESDV; encoded by the coding sequence ATGTCGCGGCGCCACGGACGGTTCCACCACGACGGCGACCAAGGCGCTGGGCCGGCCGCGGCGCCCGCCGTGGTCGACCACGCGGACTGCACTGCGCAGTCGTGCCGGTCGTGCGTGGCGGTGTCGCTGGCGGACTGCATCGCGCTGGGCTGCTGCCCGTGCGCGGTGGTGAGCCTGCTGGGGCTGGCGCTCGTCAAGGCCCCGCTCGCCGTAGGCCGCCGCTGCGTGCAGCGGCTGCGCCGGCGGCATGGAAAGCTGCAACACAAGAAGCGCGTGCGCGACATGGACCTTGCGGGCGGTCGCCCTAGCCCTAGCGCTGCTGGCGCCAAGTGTGCGGGCGGGGGCGGCCACCGGGAGCCTGGTCCCGGCGAGGCCGCGTCAAAAGGCGAGGACGACGTGGCGACGGCGGCGTATCAGGGCGCGGCTGCGAGCGAGGAGGAAAGGGTGTGGCTGGAGATGTACCAGGTGGGGCAGTGGGGGTTCGGCCGCTTGTCCTTCTCCGTGAACCCGCCTCCGAGGGCCGGCCGCAACGCCGACGGCGACGGCTGCGAAAGCGACGTGTGA